In the genome of Mercurialis annua linkage group LG8, ddMerAnnu1.2, whole genome shotgun sequence, the window TGAATTCTTCTAATAACATAGAAATTTAAAGAGACGagattttgtcaaattttaaaggAATGAGCGAATACGCCATTTTTAGggaaaatatacatatatgtccctaatttttatctcaatattttattgtttaactAAGTCACAACAGCAAAATTGATCACTTATCCTAAAACCTTACATGAGGTATCTAGCTATACATCTTAAGCAGTAGTGCAAAGTGCCTATGTTTATATCATATGCTTCTTCTCTCGTTGCAACGACACCTGATTTAACCGGAAACCATTTTCTTCGCTAAGTTCACAATACAACACACCCTTGCCTTGATCCTTTGATGGTTCTATTTGTTTCTTTCTCGATGAGTTTGGCACCGGCACTTCGATCTTGACAAAGCCATCAACTCTTACCTTGCATAACAAAAGCCGAAACTCAATTAAGTAGATTACATGACTAAATTTATCTTGAATATATGGAGGACGTTTCTTCAAGTAGAACGAACTTAGACTCATGATTTCCCTGATATCTTTTCGTaatgaaaatgagaaatgtcAAATTCTTATGATTTTTGTGTATTTTACCTacattagttttgtaacatcaATTGCTTGTCCATCAGTTTTGCTATAAGGTCATCTTTGGCCTGTATCTCCATAGAGTCTCGAACAAGTCGATTCACAAAATCTACATCATCGAACATTAACCTCATGTCCTTGTTGTAAATACTAAACTCTAAACTATAAACCTTAAATTCTAAActctataaatttatttgtttataattactAATAATGCATATTATATAAGAATTTATATTAAGCGGTAAGAAATTATTggaatattattaattttattttcttaattgatATATCATAAATAGTTAATATAAACAGGTCTGAAGATGTCTTGGAGCAACATTTGAAAACTGAACATTCTTTCGAAAATAAGACATTCCTTTTGAAAAttggtaataataataaaattaattgattggCATCAGTatactttaaaaattattaaattaaaatattgtattacAATTGTAGTCACGTGTCACGGTGTTAGatataaaaaattcatatgTATTAGACagaagttacaaaaaaatcttcgactttttctcaaaaatacatattaacccttttattatttttagacaCAATTAAGcactcatatttttaaaattgacaactaaaccctcgttgttttaaaatcgaacaaataaactcttttattttacttttaggacacttaccccctcaaattttcggtaaatattttaaatattaaaattatttttgaactttttttatatgattatgagagacatgtcagccattaaaGAGTGTTTCTTGTTTCAAAAAAAGAGTGTTTCTAATGGTATTGGACGAAAGGgttattttgttctatttgaaaataaaaagggcttaattatatccaaaaaaataaaagcactgatctgtatttttgtaaaaactaTAAGGTGTTTTTTGCACCCTTTACCTATCTATTAACTGACAAAACAATCAGTTTTCCCTTACTATAAGAGCATCTGATTTTAAAAAAGATCAGGTGTGACAGTGCACAAATACTCTCGTGTGAATTGAGTTTTGAATTCGTTTTTTCTAGGGTTTCTAGCAACTCAATCATGGCTAACCAAAGCCATATCGAGTCAGCTCCGATGAATTCGAACATTGCCGGTGATAATGACGGCAATGCGGATGGCCATGCCGTAAAGGAAACATCCTCGCATAAGCGAAAGGCTGATTTTGACGACAACTCTGTTTCCGACGACGAGGAGGAGAGCGGTGACGATTCTGATTGTGATGAGGTATCAGATAATAAAggcagag includes:
- the LOC126660129 gene encoding uncharacterized protein LOC126660129 translates to MANQSHIESAPMNSNIAGDNDGNADGHAVKETSSHKRKADFDDNSVSDDEEESGDDSDCDEVSDNKGREEEEIAYDGEEDDGYEGSEQQEKDYQEYLKIVKDSEGFEIGRFQRELFWY